CGAGTTTGCCGGTATGTCCGATCACCGTCAGGTCGTAGTTGCGTTTGCCTCCGTAAACTTCAGACAGCCACACTCCCCATTCCACTGGTCGAAGCTTCACCTGTACCCCGACCTTAGCCAACATGGCCTGCATCATCTCGCCCGCTTGCACGTGAGCAGCGTAATTCTGCGGAAGCGCCATCTCCAGGGTCCAGTTGGCAGGCACACCGGCGCGCTTCAGGGCCGCTTTGGCCGCTGCCGGGTTAAAGGGGTACTGGTTGCTGTAATCACGGTAATAAGGACTCAGCGGATCCATAAAAGTCCCGACTATTTTTCCCCCGCCGTAAGCGACATCCAGAATCGCCCGCCGATCAATCGCCTGGGCGAGAGCGCGGCGGACTGCTGGATTTTGCAGGTAAGGCCGCCGGTTGTTCATAGCCATCACCAGCACGGTGGCCGATGGAAGCGACGTGACAGTAAAACCACGGTCGCGCAAGGTGCGGATGTCAGTCGTCGAAACACTGGCCAGTCCATCAAATGTCCCGCTGAGCAGGCCCTGCAACCGCACTGCCGGGTCAGTCACGAAATTGATCTTGACCCCACTCACTTTTGGAGCACCTTGATAGTAATTCGGATTGCGGGTCAGGGTGATGCTGTTGTCACGCTTCCAGTCCTGCAAAGCGAATGCCCCGGTACCGACCGGCTTGGTGGCGAAATCCCAGTTGCCAGCGATCTTCTCGGATGGCATGATCCCCGCCCAGCCAGAGGCAAGGCTCGCCAGAAGCGGTGCAAACGGCTTTTTAAGGTTGAAGCGGACAGTCAGGTCGTTCAGCGCTTCAATGGAAGCGACCTGCTCAAAGTCGCCCAGCTTGGGTGAAGCGAGCTTCGGGTTCATCAGGCGCTCGAAAGTCGCCTCGACATCTTTGGCGTCCAGCTTGCTGCCGTCCTGAAACTGCACACCCGGACGCAACTGAAAGGTAATTTGCTTCTGGTCTTTTGAAACCGTCCAGCTTTTCGCCAGCGCCGGAACCAGTTTCCCCTTGGCATCCGGCTCCAGCAGGGTGTCGTACAGTGACTTGGCAACCTGGAAGGTGGAGGTCGCTGAGGTTTTCTGTATGTCCAGTGTGTCCGGCTGGGCGTCTGTCACGAACTGAAGCGGTCCTTGGGCGTAAGCAGTGGTGAGCAGGGCCGACAGGATCAAAGTGGCGAGGCGTTTCATTTTTTCTCCTTGTCAACCGGTGAAGTGGCTGACGGATTGAATTTCTGGAGTTGTTCAGCCGACAGGGTAAACAGTTCTTCTTCCAG
The sequence above is drawn from the Deinococcus fonticola genome and encodes:
- a CDS encoding ABC transporter substrate-binding protein translates to MKRLATLILSALLTTAYAQGPLQFVTDAQPDTLDIQKTSATSTFQVAKSLYDTLLEPDAKGKLVPALAKSWTVSKDQKQITFQLRPGVQFQDGSKLDAKDVEATFERLMNPKLASPKLGDFEQVASIEALNDLTVRFNLKKPFAPLLASLASGWAGIMPSEKIAGNWDFATKPVGTGAFALQDWKRDNSITLTRNPNYYQGAPKVSGVKINFVTDPAVRLQGLLSGTFDGLASVSTTDIRTLRDRGFTVTSLPSATVLVMAMNNRRPYLQNPAVRRALAQAIDRRAILDVAYGGGKIVGTFMDPLSPYYRDYSNQYPFNPAAAKAALKRAGVPANWTLEMALPQNYAAHVQAGEMMQAMLAKVGVQVKLRPVEWGVWLSEVYGGKRNYDLTVIGHTGKLDPHGRLSGFDKPETNYVGYNNAAVGEWINQAAAETNPTKRKALYANVFRQMALDMPFVYLGASNTNFAFRKGVSGFQITPYLDTFDFRATTVN